A genomic region of Rhizomicrobium sp. contains the following coding sequences:
- a CDS encoding type III pantothenate kinase, giving the protein MFDRPEAVGADRLVNTVAAHERYKGALIVVDFGTATTFDVVSENGDYEGGVIAPGANLSAEALHGAAAMLPRVAVVRTQSVIGKDTVPAMQSGLYWGYVSLIEGIVARIKEEYGKPMTVIGTGGLANLFHRQTAAIEHLDPDLTIRGLIQIHARNAERAKAKPAPA; this is encoded by the coding sequence ATGTTCGACCGTCCCGAGGCCGTCGGCGCCGACCGCCTGGTCAACACCGTCGCGGCGCATGAGCGCTACAAGGGCGCGCTGATCGTGGTCGATTTCGGCACCGCCACGACCTTCGACGTGGTGTCGGAGAACGGCGACTACGAGGGCGGCGTCATCGCGCCGGGCGCCAATCTCTCGGCCGAGGCGCTGCACGGGGCGGCCGCCATGCTGCCGCGCGTCGCCGTCGTGCGCACCCAGAGCGTGATCGGCAAGGACACCGTCCCCGCCATGCAGTCCGGCCTGTACTGGGGCTATGTCAGCCTGATCGAGGGCATTGTGGCGCGCATCAAGGAGGAGTACGGCAAGCCCATGACCGTCATCGGCACGGGCGGCCTCGCCAATCTGTTCCACCGCCAGACCGCGGCGATCGAGCATCTCGATCCCGACCTCACCATCCGCGGCCTCATCCAGATCCACGCGCGCAACGCCGAACGCGCCAAGGCGAAGCCCGCGCCCGCATGA
- a CDS encoding type III pantothenate kinase, whose protein sequence is MLLAIDAGNTNIVFAVSEAGEIRAEWRAVTETRRTADEYAVLLQPLLQLQGISFADIDAAIIATVVPSALFDLRQLCRRYLKCEPLVIGDPDLDLGIRINVRPSRGRRRRPPGQHRRGA, encoded by the coding sequence ATGCTTCTCGCCATCGACGCCGGCAACACCAACATCGTCTTCGCGGTCAGCGAAGCGGGGGAAATCCGCGCCGAATGGCGCGCGGTGACGGAAACCCGCCGCACCGCCGACGAATACGCGGTCCTGCTCCAGCCGCTGCTCCAGCTCCAGGGCATCAGCTTCGCCGACATCGACGCGGCGATCATCGCGACCGTCGTGCCCTCGGCGCTGTTCGACCTGCGCCAGCTCTGCCGCCGCTACCTCAAATGCGAGCCGCTGGTGATCGGCGATCCCGATCTCGACCTCGGCATCCGGATCAATGTTCGACCGTCCCGAGGCCGTCGGCGCCGACCGCCTGGTCAACACCGTCGCGGCGCATGA
- a CDS encoding biotin/lipoate--protein ligase family protein: MGADRRKIAGILLESSGPAGEVPAWLAIGIGINLAVHPDGTEFPATSLKAMGAAAPTPDDALLHLAAHFARWYRRWQDEGFAPIRDAWLARAAGLGTRIRARLAIGETAGVFEGIDNTGALVLREGTGNVRHIAAGEVFFA, encoded by the coding sequence TTGGGGGCCGACCGCCGCAAGATCGCCGGCATCCTCCTGGAATCCTCCGGTCCGGCCGGAGAGGTTCCCGCCTGGCTCGCCATCGGCATCGGCATCAACCTTGCGGTGCATCCCGACGGCACCGAGTTTCCCGCCACTTCGCTGAAGGCCATGGGCGCCGCCGCGCCGACGCCCGACGACGCCCTGCTGCATCTCGCCGCCCATTTCGCCCGGTGGTATCGGCGCTGGCAGGATGAGGGCTTCGCGCCCATCCGCGATGCCTGGCTCGCCCGCGCCGCCGGTCTCGGCACCCGCATCCGCGCCAGGCTGGCGATCGGCGAGACCGCCGGCGTGTTCGAGGGCATCGACAACACCGGTGCTCTGGTCCTGCGCGAGGGCACGGGAAACGTCCGCCACATCGCTGCGGGCGAAGTGTTTTTCGCGTAA
- a CDS encoding NADH-quinone oxidoreductase subunit N, whose amino-acid sequence MGLELQSLALYVLAAFNRDSLRSTEAGLKYFVLGALSSGMLLYGISLIYGFTGSTEFAVIAKATAGGGANLGLIFGLVFLIAGLAFKVGAVPFHMWTPDVYEGSPTPVTAFFVTAAKVAAFALFIRAVVAPFPGLIHQWQQIVVVVSVLSRRPGRGRRHRPDQHQAPARLQLHRPCRLRAARPRRRDAARHPGHAGLSGLLPAHQSRHVRPASPPCAATASRWRTSASLPACRAPSPGLPSPWRR is encoded by the coding sequence ATGGGCCTGGAGCTTCAGAGCCTGGCGCTCTACGTGCTGGCCGCCTTCAACCGGGATTCGCTGCGCTCGACCGAGGCCGGCCTCAAATATTTCGTCCTCGGCGCGCTGTCGTCCGGCATGCTGCTCTACGGCATCTCGCTGATCTACGGCTTCACAGGCTCGACGGAGTTCGCGGTCATCGCCAAGGCGACCGCCGGCGGCGGCGCCAATCTCGGCCTGATTTTCGGCCTCGTCTTCCTGATCGCGGGCCTCGCCTTCAAGGTCGGCGCCGTGCCCTTCCACATGTGGACGCCCGACGTGTACGAGGGCTCGCCCACGCCCGTCACCGCCTTCTTCGTCACCGCCGCCAAGGTCGCCGCCTTCGCGCTCTTCATCCGCGCTGTGGTCGCGCCGTTCCCCGGCCTGATCCATCAATGGCAGCAGATCGTCGTGGTGGTCTCGGTGCTGTCCCGTCGTCCTGGGCGCGGTCGCCGCCATCGGCCAGACCAACATCAAGCGCCTGCTCGCCTACAGCTCCATCGGCCATGTCGGCTACGCGCTGCTCGGCCTCGCCGCCGGGACGCAGCTCGGCATCCAGGGCATGCTGGTCTATCTGGCCTATTACCTGCTCACCAATCTCGGCATGTTCGCCCTGCGTCTCCGCCATGCGCCGCGACGGCGAGCCGGTGGAGGACATCCGCCAGCTTGCCGGCCTGTCGCGCACCCAGCCCTGGTTTGCCTTCGCCATGGCGGCGCTGA
- a CDS encoding NADH-quinone oxidoreductase subunit M translates to MSGWPILSIVTFLPLIGAGAIILLARGSNATVASNARWIALVTTIVEFALSLVIWAKFDGHTAAFQFEETANWLAPGIGYHLGVDGISMLFIVLTAGLMPFCILASWESIEDRVAEYMIAFLALETMMIGVFTALDLVLFYVFFEAGLIPMFLIIGVWGGKRRVYASFKFFLYTLLGSLLMLLAILVMYYTAGTTDIVTLLHYHFDPRLQTFLWLAFFASFAVKMPMWPVHTWLPDAHVEAPTAGSVILAGILLKMGGYGFLRFSLPMFASASVTFTPLVFALSVIAIIYTSLVALAQEDMKKLIAYSSIAHMGFVTMGLFTLTQQGLDGGIFQMLSHGVVSGALFLCVGVIYDRMHTREIAAYGGLVNRMPIYAACFMVFTLANVGLPGTGGFVGEFMTMLGAFMANTWVAIFAATGVILSAAYALYLLSPRRVRRIWSSRRFRPSRTFRCARSPSWRRWWSSPSRWHLSQAGVRRDLGLRRQPDRRAPDRARHRPCAQARGAGTSPMTLQADLLVLLPELLLAVGTLVL, encoded by the coding sequence ATGAGCGGCTGGCCCATTCTCAGCATCGTCACCTTCCTGCCCCTGATCGGCGCGGGCGCCATCATTTTGCTGGCGCGCGGCTCGAACGCCACCGTCGCGAGCAACGCCCGCTGGATCGCGCTGGTCACGACCATCGTGGAGTTCGCGCTGTCGCTCGTGATCTGGGCGAAGTTCGACGGCCACACCGCCGCCTTCCAGTTCGAGGAGACCGCGAACTGGCTGGCGCCCGGCATCGGCTATCATCTGGGCGTCGACGGCATCTCGATGCTGTTCATCGTGCTGACCGCCGGGCTGATGCCGTTCTGCATCCTGGCGAGTTGGGAATCGATCGAGGATCGCGTCGCCGAATACATGATCGCGTTCCTCGCGCTCGAAACTATGATGATCGGCGTCTTCACCGCGCTCGATCTGGTGCTGTTCTACGTCTTCTTCGAAGCCGGCCTGATCCCGATGTTCCTGATCATCGGCGTGTGGGGCGGCAAGCGCCGCGTCTATGCCAGCTTCAAGTTCTTCCTCTACACGCTGCTCGGCTCGCTACTGATGCTGCTGGCGATCCTGGTGATGTATTACACCGCCGGCACGACCGACATCGTGACGCTGCTGCACTACCACTTTGATCCGAGGCTCCAGACCTTCCTCTGGCTGGCCTTCTTCGCGAGCTTCGCGGTCAAGATGCCGATGTGGCCGGTCCACACCTGGCTGCCCGACGCGCATGTCGAGGCGCCGACCGCTGGCTCCGTGATCCTGGCCGGCATCCTGCTGAAGATGGGCGGCTACGGCTTCCTGCGCTTCTCGCTGCCGATGTTCGCCAGCGCCTCGGTCACCTTCACGCCGCTGGTCTTCGCGCTCTCCGTCATCGCCATCATCTACACCTCGCTGGTGGCGCTGGCGCAGGAGGACATGAAGAAGCTCATCGCCTATTCCTCCATCGCCCATATGGGCTTCGTCACCATGGGCCTCTTCACGCTCACCCAGCAGGGCCTCGATGGCGGCATCTTCCAGATGCTCAGCCACGGCGTCGTTTCGGGCGCGCTGTTCCTCTGCGTCGGTGTGATCTACGACCGCATGCACACGCGCGAGATCGCGGCCTATGGCGGCCTCGTCAACCGCATGCCGATCTACGCCGCCTGCTTCATGGTGTTCACGCTGGCCAATGTCGGCCTGCCGGGCACCGGCGGCTTCGTCGGCGAGTTCATGACCATGCTGGGCGCCTTCATGGCCAACACCTGGGTCGCGATCTTCGCCGCCACGGGCGTGATCCTGTCGGCCGCCTATGCGCTCTATCTCTTATCGCCGCGTCGTGTTCGGCGAATTTGGTCAAGCCGGCGCTTCAGACCATCCAGGACCTTTCGCTGCGCGAGATCGCCATCCTGGCGCCGCTGGTGGTCCTCACCATCGCGATGGCATCTATCCCAAGCCGGTGTTCGACGTGACCTCGGCCTCCGTCGCCAACCTGATCGCCGAGCACCAGACCGCGCTCGCCATCGACCATGCGCCCAAGCTCGCGGCGCGGGGACTTCACCCATGACCCTGCAAGCCGACCTTCTCGTCCTTCTGCCGGAGCTTCTGCTCGCGGTCGGCACGCTGGTGCTCTGA